In Xanthomonas sacchari, a genomic segment contains:
- a CDS encoding YbdD/YjiX family protein, with product MGGALVPVGQYQAHRRLWRRLVQTARLCCGIPDYDNYVRHVLEKHPDRQPMDYKTFFRERQEARYGGKSGFRCC from the coding sequence ATGGGCGGCGCGCTGGTTCCGGTCGGGCAGTACCAGGCGCACCGCCGGCTGTGGCGGCGCCTGGTGCAGACCGCGCGGCTGTGCTGCGGCATCCCCGACTACGACAACTACGTGCGGCACGTGCTGGAGAAGCACCCGGACCGGCAGCCGATGGACTACAAGACCTTCTTCCGCGAGCGCCAGGAGGCGCGCTACGGCGGCAAGAGCGGGTTTCGGTGTTGTTGA
- a CDS encoding pirin family protein, with protein MTASTTVASARILRAIRGHATADGDGVKLTRVIGGAALPELDPFLLLDEFGTDRAEDYIGGFPSHPHRGFETVTYMLDGRMRHKDNHGNEGLLTPGSVQWMTAGRGLVHSEMPEQEAGRMRGFQLWVNLPARDKMTAPRYQEFAPERIPVAQPAPGVTVKVIAGQVGEVHGPIAQPATDPLYLDIALDAGARWAFELPAGHNAFAYMFEGDAALGEGEAARVLPAQTLAVLGGGDLLQLQAGVQGARLILVAGRPLREPVARHGPFVMNTRQELMQAFVDFQEGRF; from the coding sequence ATGACCGCTTCCACCACCGTCGCCTCCGCGCGCATCCTGCGCGCCATCCGCGGCCACGCCACCGCCGACGGCGATGGGGTCAAGCTGACCCGCGTCATCGGCGGCGCTGCGCTGCCCGAGCTGGATCCGTTCCTGCTGCTCGACGAGTTCGGCACCGACCGTGCCGAGGACTACATCGGCGGTTTCCCCAGCCATCCGCATCGCGGCTTCGAGACCGTCACCTACATGCTCGACGGGCGCATGCGGCACAAGGACAACCACGGCAACGAGGGCCTGCTGACCCCGGGCAGCGTGCAGTGGATGACCGCCGGCCGCGGCCTGGTGCATTCGGAGATGCCGGAGCAGGAAGCAGGGCGCATGCGCGGCTTCCAGCTGTGGGTGAACCTGCCGGCGCGCGACAAGATGACCGCGCCGCGCTACCAGGAGTTCGCGCCCGAGCGCATTCCGGTGGCGCAGCCGGCGCCCGGAGTGACGGTCAAGGTGATCGCCGGCCAGGTCGGCGAGGTGCATGGCCCGATCGCGCAGCCGGCCACCGATCCGCTGTATCTGGACATCGCACTGGACGCGGGCGCGCGCTGGGCGTTCGAGTTGCCGGCCGGGCACAACGCCTTCGCCTACATGTTCGAGGGCGACGCGGCGCTGGGCGAGGGCGAGGCGGCGCGCGTGCTGCCGGCGCAGACGCTGGCGGTGCTCGGTGGCGGCGACCTGCTGCAGCTGCAGGCCGGCGTGCAGGGCGCGCGGCTGATCCTGGTCGCCGGCCGGCCGTTGCGCGAGCCGGTGGCGCGGCACGGGCCGTTCGTGATGAACACGCGCCAGGAACTGATGCAGGCCTTCGTCGATTTCCAGGAAGGGCGCTTCTGA
- a CDS encoding carbon starvation CstA family protein has protein sequence MKGFSKLAWAALAVVAAFCLGTIALRRGEHINALWIVVAAVSIYLIAYRFYSLFIADKVMQLDPTRATPAVLNNDGLDYVPTNKHVLFGHHFAAIAGAGPLVGPVLAAQMGYLPGLLWLVVGVVVAGAVQDFMVLFLSSRRNGRSLGDLVREEMGQVPGTIALFGAFLIMIIILAVLAMVVVKALAESPWGMFTVIATMPIAIMMGVYMRYIRPGKIGEISVVGLILLLAAIWFGGKVAADPTWGPAFTFTGTQITWMLIGYGFVASVLPVWLLLAPRDYLSTFLKIGTIIALAIGILVVMPELKMPALTQFAASGDGPVWKGGLFPFLFITIACGAVSGFHALISSGTTPKLLANESHMRYIGYGGMLMESFVAVMALVAASIIDPGVYFAMNSPAAVIGADVASAAHHISTTWGFAITPEQLTATAAAIGEPTILHRAGGAPTLAVGIAQILHQAIPNSSDAMMAFWYHFAILFEALFILTAVDAGTRAGRFMLQDLLGNFVPALKKTESWTANIVGTAGCVALWGYLLYTGVVDPFGGIQTLWPLFGISNQMLAGIALMLGTVVLFKMKRDRYAWVTAVPAVWLLICTTYAGLIKIFDANPSQGFLAQAHKFQDAIASGTVTAPAKSVAQMQQIVTNAYVNTGLTVLFLFVVFAVLVYAIKTILAARRNPQRSDRETAYVALQPHQMADL, from the coding sequence ATGAAAGGGTTTTCCAAGCTGGCCTGGGCCGCACTGGCCGTGGTCGCGGCGTTCTGTCTCGGCACCATCGCCCTGCGCCGCGGCGAACATATCAACGCGCTGTGGATCGTGGTGGCCGCGGTGTCGATCTACCTGATCGCCTACCGCTTCTACAGCCTATTCATCGCCGACAAGGTGATGCAGCTCGACCCCACCCGGGCCACACCGGCGGTGCTAAACAACGACGGCCTGGACTACGTGCCGACCAACAAGCACGTGCTGTTCGGCCACCACTTCGCCGCCATCGCCGGCGCCGGGCCGCTGGTCGGGCCGGTGCTGGCCGCGCAGATGGGCTACCTGCCCGGTCTGCTGTGGCTGGTGGTCGGCGTGGTGGTCGCCGGCGCGGTGCAGGACTTCATGGTGCTGTTCCTGTCCAGCCGCCGCAACGGCCGCTCGCTCGGCGACCTGGTGCGCGAGGAAATGGGCCAGGTGCCCGGCACCATCGCCCTGTTCGGCGCGTTCCTGATCATGATCATCATCCTGGCGGTGCTGGCGATGGTGGTGGTCAAGGCCCTGGCGGAAAGCCCCTGGGGCATGTTCACGGTGATCGCGACCATGCCCATCGCGATCATGATGGGCGTGTACATGCGCTACATCCGCCCCGGCAAGATCGGCGAGATCTCGGTGGTCGGGCTGATCCTGCTGCTGGCGGCAATCTGGTTCGGCGGCAAGGTCGCCGCCGACCCCACCTGGGGCCCGGCCTTCACCTTCACCGGCACGCAGATCACCTGGATGCTGATCGGCTACGGCTTCGTCGCCTCGGTGCTGCCGGTGTGGCTGCTGCTGGCGCCGCGCGACTACCTGTCCACCTTCCTCAAGATCGGCACCATCATCGCCCTGGCGATCGGCATCCTGGTGGTGATGCCGGAACTAAAGATGCCGGCGCTGACCCAGTTCGCCGCCAGCGGCGACGGCCCGGTGTGGAAGGGCGGCCTGTTCCCGTTCCTGTTCATCACCATCGCCTGCGGCGCGGTGTCCGGCTTCCATGCGCTGATCTCCTCGGGCACCACGCCCAAGCTGCTCGCCAACGAGTCGCACATGCGCTACATCGGCTACGGCGGCATGCTGATGGAATCGTTCGTGGCGGTGATGGCGCTGGTGGCAGCCTCGATCATCGACCCGGGCGTGTACTTCGCGATGAACAGCCCGGCCGCGGTGATCGGCGCCGACGTCGCCTCCGCCGCGCACCACATCAGCACCACCTGGGGCTTCGCCATCACCCCGGAGCAACTGACCGCCACCGCCGCGGCGATCGGCGAGCCGACCATCCTGCATCGCGCCGGCGGCGCGCCGACGCTGGCGGTGGGCATCGCGCAGATCCTGCACCAGGCCATCCCCAACAGCAGCGACGCGATGATGGCCTTCTGGTACCACTTCGCGATCCTGTTCGAGGCGCTGTTCATCCTCACCGCGGTGGATGCCGGCACCCGCGCCGGCCGCTTCATGCTGCAGGACCTGCTCGGCAACTTCGTGCCGGCGCTGAAGAAGACCGAGTCGTGGACCGCCAACATCGTCGGCACCGCCGGCTGCGTGGCGCTGTGGGGCTACCTGCTGTACACCGGCGTGGTCGATCCGTTCGGCGGCATCCAGACGCTGTGGCCGCTGTTCGGCATCTCCAACCAGATGCTGGCCGGCATCGCGCTGATGCTGGGCACGGTGGTGCTGTTCAAGATGAAGCGCGACCGCTACGCCTGGGTGACCGCGGTGCCGGCGGTGTGGCTGCTGATCTGCACCACCTACGCCGGCTTGATCAAGATCTTCGACGCCAATCCGTCGCAGGGCTTCCTGGCGCAGGCGCACAAGTTCCAGGACGCCATCGCCAGCGGCACCGTCACCGCGCCGGCCAAGTCGGTGGCGCAGATGCAGCAGATCGTCACCAACGCCTACGTCAACACCGGGCTGACCGTGCTGTTCCTGTTCGTCGTGTTCGCGGTGCTGGTCTACGCGATCAAGACCATCCTGGCCGCGCGCCGCAACCCGCAGCGCAGCGACCGCGAGACCGCGTACGTGGCCTTGCAGCCGCACCAGATGGCGGACCTGTAA
- a CDS encoding SHOCT domain-containing protein, with translation MGGFSIWHWLVLLVVLAFPLLIGVVVWLAIRAQRHRPPAAAPPPLPPTASVEQRLRVLEQLKAQGLIDTAEYARRREQILSTV, from the coding sequence ATGGGTGGATTCAGCATCTGGCACTGGCTCGTATTGCTGGTCGTGCTCGCGTTCCCGCTGCTGATCGGCGTGGTGGTGTGGCTGGCGATCCGCGCCCAGCGGCACCGGCCGCCGGCCGCGGCGCCGCCGCCGTTGCCGCCCACCGCCTCGGTCGAGCAGCGCCTGCGCGTGCTGGAGCAGCTGAAGGCGCAGGGACTGATCGACACGGCCGAGTACGCGCGTCGGCGCGAGCAGATCCTGTCCACGGTGTGA
- the gpmA gene encoding 2,3-diphosphoglycerate-dependent phosphoglycerate mutase: MTRKLVLLRHGQSQWNLDNRFTGWVDVDLTEQGRQEAVAAGRLMREEGLQFDVAHTSVLKRAIHTLQGALKELDQDWLPVHKSWRLNERHYGGLQGLDKAETAAKHGEDQVKIWRRSYDIPPPPMDAQDPGHPLHDRRYATLDRNALPATESLATTLERVLPYWHDAIAPQLKTGQTVLVTAHGNSLRALYKYLNDVSREQILELNIPTGIPLLFELDDTLQVQSYRYLGDPEAAKKAAEAVANQGKAK, translated from the coding sequence GTGACCCGCAAACTCGTACTGTTGCGCCATGGCCAGAGCCAGTGGAACCTGGATAACCGCTTCACCGGCTGGGTCGATGTCGACCTGACCGAGCAGGGCCGCCAGGAAGCCGTGGCCGCCGGCCGGCTGATGCGCGAGGAGGGGCTGCAGTTCGACGTCGCGCATACCTCGGTGCTCAAGCGCGCCATCCACACCCTGCAGGGCGCGCTGAAGGAACTGGATCAGGACTGGCTGCCGGTGCACAAGAGCTGGCGCCTCAACGAACGCCACTACGGCGGTCTGCAGGGTCTGGACAAGGCCGAGACCGCCGCCAAGCACGGCGAGGACCAGGTCAAGATCTGGCGCCGTTCCTACGACATCCCGCCGCCGCCGATGGACGCGCAGGATCCGGGCCATCCGCTGCACGACCGCCGCTATGCCACCCTGGACCGCAACGCGCTGCCGGCCACCGAGTCGCTGGCGACCACGCTCGAGCGCGTGCTGCCGTACTGGCACGACGCCATCGCGCCGCAGCTCAAGACCGGGCAGACCGTGCTGGTCACCGCCCACGGCAACTCGCTGCGCGCGCTGTACAAATACTTGAACGACGTGTCGCGCGAACAGATCCTCGAACTCAACATTCCCACCGGCATCCCGCTGCTGTTCGAACTGGACGACACCCTGCAGGTGCAGTCCTACCGCTACCTGGGCGATCCGGAAGCGGCGAAGAAGGCGGCCGAAGCGGTGGCCAACCAGGGCAAGGCGAAGTAA
- a CDS encoding HAD-IA family hydrolase, giving the protein MTATPFDLLISDCDGVLVDSEVLADRVMLDALGAYVPRAELERFLAGSFGLTAQEIVQRVQRHYALDLPPGLCQEIRARSEALIAAEVQPIDGVREALLALPLPLAVASNSVRESVVASVARAGLRERVGERIFSADMVARPKPAPDVYLLAAQTLGAAPERCLVIEDSATGASAALAAGMTVIGFTGAAHIPAGHAATLRQLGVAAVMEHMRELPQTYADLVRAAAA; this is encoded by the coding sequence ATGACGGCGACCCCCTTCGACCTGTTGATCAGCGATTGCGACGGCGTGCTCGTCGACAGCGAGGTGCTGGCCGACCGAGTGATGCTCGACGCGCTGGGCGCCTACGTGCCGCGGGCCGAACTGGAGCGCTTCCTTGCCGGCAGCTTCGGCCTCACCGCGCAGGAGATCGTGCAGCGCGTGCAACGGCACTATGCGCTGGACCTGCCGCCGGGCCTGTGCCAGGAGATCCGCGCGCGCTCGGAGGCGCTGATCGCCGCCGAGGTGCAGCCGATCGACGGGGTGCGCGAGGCCTTGCTGGCGTTGCCGCTGCCGCTGGCGGTCGCCTCCAACAGCGTGCGCGAGAGCGTGGTCGCGTCGGTGGCGCGCGCCGGCCTGCGCGAGCGTGTCGGCGAGCGCATCTTCAGCGCCGACATGGTGGCGCGGCCCAAGCCCGCGCCGGACGTGTACCTGCTGGCGGCGCAGACGCTGGGCGCGGCGCCGGAACGCTGCCTGGTGATCGAGGACAGCGCCACCGGCGCCAGCGCCGCGCTGGCCGCGGGCATGACCGTGATCGGCTTCACCGGCGCCGCGCACATTCCCGCCGGGCATGCCGCGACCCTGCGCCAGCTCGGCGTGGCCGCGGTGATGGAACACATGCGCGAACTGCCGCAGACCTATGCGGATTTGGTGCGCGCTGCGGCGGCTTGA
- a CDS encoding ankyrin repeat domain-containing protein → MRTPVPALIALATSLFFSVSCAAQPGAKEHSAMSATLQDHSVAFRDPALADIAAAIARGDVARIAALAPSTDLSAHGDQHLTLLEWAIWNEQPRALAALLDAGADPSLPGMDQETVVHMAAMAKDPQYLQLLLQHGAPVDPVSARANWTPLFRAVQSKRDAQIEMLLKAGADPKRVDATGNSLLHLAAQSSAGNPWVPKLLQAGVDPSLRNAQGKTFQAYFFNTPERLLNANAQQTRNDVRAWLSAHNIPLEATR, encoded by the coding sequence ATGCGTACGCCCGTCCCCGCCCTGATCGCACTCGCGACCTCGCTGTTCTTCTCGGTCAGTTGCGCCGCACAGCCCGGCGCCAAGGAGCATTCCGCCATGTCAGCCACGCTGCAGGACCATTCGGTCGCCTTCCGCGACCCCGCACTCGCCGACATCGCCGCCGCCATCGCGCGCGGCGACGTCGCCCGCATCGCCGCCCTGGCGCCCAGCACGGACCTGTCCGCGCACGGCGACCAGCACCTCACCCTGCTCGAATGGGCCATCTGGAACGAACAGCCACGCGCATTGGCGGCGCTGCTCGATGCCGGCGCCGACCCGTCGCTGCCGGGCATGGACCAGGAAACCGTGGTGCACATGGCGGCCATGGCCAAGGATCCGCAGTACCTGCAACTCCTGCTGCAGCACGGCGCACCGGTCGACCCGGTGAGCGCGCGCGCGAACTGGACGCCGCTGTTCCGCGCCGTGCAGAGCAAGCGCGACGCGCAGATCGAGATGCTGCTCAAGGCCGGCGCCGATCCCAAGCGGGTCGACGCCACCGGCAACTCGCTGCTGCACCTGGCCGCGCAGAGCAGCGCCGGCAATCCCTGGGTGCCCAAGCTGCTGCAGGCCGGGGTCGATCCGAGCCTGCGCAACGCGCAGGGCAAGACCTTCCAGGCGTACTTCTTCAACACGCCCGAGCGCCTGCTCAACGCCAACGCGCAGCAGACCCGCAACGACGTGCGCGCCTGGCTGAGCGCCCACAACATCCCCCTGGAAGCGACCCGCTGA
- the nfi gene encoding deoxyribonuclease V (cleaves DNA at apurinic or apyrimidinic sites), with protein sequence METSSHPVFGDWDGSIVQARALQATLAHQVSLQDDVPDPPRWLAGFDVGFEDDGQVTRAAAVLLDAQTLQLHQAEVARVPTAMAYVPGLLSFRELPALLAALDLLRQRPDLVFVDGQGIAHPRRLGIAAHFGVVTGLPSIGVAKTLLAGRFDEPGPQPGDHSPIVHRGEIVGWALRSKLRCNPLIVSPGHRVAVDSARQWTQRYLRGYRLPEPTRLADRLASRRGAMPAPAADTGSLF encoded by the coding sequence ATGGAGACTTCTTCGCACCCCGTATTCGGCGACTGGGACGGCAGCATCGTGCAGGCGCGCGCGCTGCAGGCGACGCTGGCGCACCAGGTCAGCCTGCAGGACGACGTCCCCGACCCGCCGCGCTGGCTGGCCGGTTTCGACGTGGGCTTCGAGGACGATGGCCAGGTCACCCGCGCCGCCGCGGTGCTGCTCGATGCGCAAACCCTGCAGCTGCACCAGGCCGAGGTCGCCCGCGTGCCCACCGCGATGGCCTACGTGCCCGGCCTGCTCAGCTTCCGCGAACTGCCGGCGCTGCTGGCCGCGCTGGACCTGCTGCGGCAGCGTCCGGACCTGGTGTTCGTCGACGGCCAGGGCATCGCCCATCCGCGCCGGCTCGGCATCGCCGCGCACTTCGGCGTGGTCACCGGGCTGCCCAGCATCGGCGTGGCCAAGACCCTGCTGGCCGGCCGCTTCGACGAACCCGGGCCGCAGCCCGGCGACCACAGCCCCATCGTGCACCGTGGCGAGATCGTCGGCTGGGCGCTGCGCAGCAAGCTGCGCTGCAATCCGCTGATCGTCTCGCCCGGGCACCGCGTGGCGGTGGACAGCGCGCGGCAGTGGACCCAGCGCTACCTGCGCGGCTACCGCCTGCCGGAACCGACCCGCCTGGCCGACCGGCTGGCATCGCGCCGCGGCGCGATGCCGGCACCGGCCGCGGACACCGGATCGTTGTTCTGA
- a CDS encoding glycoside hydrolase family 127 protein, whose translation MPHSPVPSPELPLSDLRIADPFWQRYQRLVQEVVLPYQWDALNDNVADAEPSHAIENFRIAAGRSDGAFYGMVFQDSDVAKWLEAVAYLLAQHPDPALERDADATIELIGAAQQADGYLNTYFTVKAPQERWSNLAECHELYCAGHMIEAGVAYCQATGKRALLDIVCRLADHIDATFGPGPTQLHGYPGHPEIELALMRLYEATGEARYLALARYFVEQRGTAPHYYDAEYAKRGHTFFWGGHGPAWMIQDKAYSQAHLPVALQDTAVGHAVRFVYLYAGVAHLARHSGDATLRAACERLWNNATQRQMYLTGAIGAQSYGEAFSVDYDLPNDTAYNESCASIGLMMFANRMLQLAPDGRYADVMERALYNTVLGGMALDGRHFFYVNPLDVHPPTVHGNHTFDHVKPVRQRWFGCACCPPNIARVLTSLGHYIYTRRDDTLYVNLYVGSDARFEVGGQTLSLRQRGEYPWQDRIAFDMDCSAPVDAALALRLPDWCQAPQLRLNGDPVAIDAYRQHGYCVLRRRWQSSDTLQLRLPMPPMRVSGHPRVRHLAGKVAVQRGPLVYCLEQADNGADLHQLRLPASAALRAVPGTGALAGQVLLQATGERLHGDVDAATAPLYRYDAPPPARQPQLLTFVPYFAWANRGEGEMRVWVDASDG comes from the coding sequence ATGCCGCATTCGCCCGTGCCGTCTCCGGAACTGCCGCTTTCCGACCTGCGCATCGCCGACCCGTTCTGGCAGCGCTACCAACGCCTGGTGCAGGAGGTGGTGCTGCCCTATCAGTGGGACGCACTCAACGACAACGTCGCCGATGCCGAACCCAGCCACGCCATCGAGAACTTCCGCATCGCCGCCGGCCGCAGCGACGGCGCGTTCTACGGCATGGTGTTCCAGGACAGCGACGTGGCCAAATGGCTGGAAGCGGTGGCCTACCTGCTGGCGCAGCATCCGGATCCGGCACTGGAGCGCGATGCCGACGCCACCATCGAGCTGATCGGCGCCGCGCAACAGGCCGACGGCTACCTCAACACCTACTTCACCGTGAAGGCGCCGCAGGAGCGCTGGAGCAACCTGGCCGAGTGCCACGAGCTGTACTGCGCCGGGCACATGATCGAGGCCGGCGTGGCCTATTGCCAGGCCACCGGCAAGCGCGCCCTGCTCGACATCGTGTGCCGGCTCGCCGACCACATCGACGCCACCTTCGGCCCCGGCCCGACCCAGTTGCACGGCTATCCCGGGCATCCGGAGATCGAGCTGGCGCTGATGCGCCTGTACGAAGCGACGGGCGAGGCCCGCTACCTGGCGCTGGCGCGCTACTTCGTCGAACAGCGCGGCACCGCGCCGCACTACTACGACGCCGAATACGCCAAGCGCGGCCACACCTTCTTCTGGGGCGGGCACGGCCCGGCCTGGATGATCCAGGACAAGGCCTACAGCCAGGCGCACCTGCCGGTGGCGCTGCAGGACACCGCGGTGGGCCATGCGGTGCGCTTCGTCTACCTGTACGCCGGCGTGGCGCACCTGGCCCGGCACAGCGGCGACGCCACCCTGCGCGCGGCCTGCGAACGCCTGTGGAACAACGCCACCCAGCGGCAGATGTACCTGACCGGCGCGATCGGCGCGCAGAGCTACGGCGAGGCCTTCAGCGTCGACTACGACTTGCCCAACGACACCGCCTACAACGAGAGTTGCGCCTCGATCGGGCTGATGATGTTCGCCAACCGCATGCTGCAGCTGGCGCCGGACGGCCGCTACGCCGACGTGATGGAGCGGGCGCTGTACAACACCGTGCTCGGCGGCATGGCCCTGGACGGGCGCCATTTCTTCTACGTCAATCCGCTGGACGTGCACCCGCCCACGGTGCACGGCAACCACACCTTCGACCACGTCAAGCCGGTGCGCCAGCGCTGGTTCGGCTGCGCCTGCTGCCCGCCCAACATCGCCCGCGTGCTGACCTCGCTCGGCCACTACATCTACACCCGCCGCGACGACACCCTGTACGTGAACCTCTACGTCGGCAGCGATGCGCGGTTCGAGGTCGGCGGGCAGACCCTGAGCCTGCGCCAGCGCGGCGAGTATCCGTGGCAGGACCGGATCGCCTTCGACATGGACTGCAGCGCGCCGGTGGACGCGGCGCTGGCCCTGCGCTTGCCGGACTGGTGCCAGGCGCCGCAGTTGCGACTCAACGGCGACCCCGTGGCGATCGATGCGTACCGCCAGCACGGCTACTGCGTGCTGCGGCGGCGCTGGCAGTCCAGCGACACCCTGCAGTTGCGCCTGCCGATGCCGCCGATGCGGGTCAGCGGACACCCGCGCGTGCGCCACCTGGCCGGCAAGGTCGCGGTGCAGCGCGGGCCGCTGGTGTACTGCCTGGAGCAAGCCGACAACGGCGCCGACCTGCACCAGTTGCGCCTGCCCGCCAGCGCCGCGCTGCGGGCCGTGCCCGGCACCGGCGCATTGGCCGGCCAGGTGCTGCTGCAGGCCACGGGCGAACGCCTGCATGGCGACGTCGACGCGGCCACCGCGCCGCTGTACCGCTACGATGCGCCGCCGCCGGCGCGGCAACCGCAGCTCCTGACCTTCGTGCCCTACTTCGCCTGGGCCAACCGCGGCGAGGGCGAAATGCGGGTGTGGGTGGACGCCAGCGACGGCTGA
- a CDS encoding XVIPCD domain-containing protein: MNQSDLSPSDPSTSFSEAARGQQPQAVDRQLPPLLQDLYHTAAERRAGGAETFAALPDGWSRMDDTALQRAGIDPRLQHDAKSGFDAAFYRNPQGNVVLGFCGTDELKDWKHNLGQGLGFSDAQYASAIQLGSQAKQAFGDNLLISGHSLGGGLAAASSMVNDVPAVTFNAAGVNNKTLEREGLNAEAAKAYAADGLIRGYHVKNELLTYLQEDNLLTRGLMPDAAGRQIQLPEPDPLSFGQRLIPGMMLKHRLDLHGIDSVMKAEDLAQNQSQAQAQLGTLSTGSRLFNDAVVQLDGQRDRLGLHDDAAFLNTAASVAAHAGRDGLQRIDQVLPSRDGDRLFAVQGQPENPAHLRSQVQTAAAAHEPSQANVGQLQQQNVQAPPQQQEERQRSVAMQH, from the coding sequence ATGAACCAGAGCGATCTTTCCCCGTCCGACCCGTCCACCTCCTTCTCCGAAGCGGCCCGCGGCCAGCAGCCGCAGGCGGTGGACCGGCAACTGCCGCCGCTGCTGCAGGACCTCTACCACACCGCCGCCGAGCGCCGCGCCGGCGGCGCCGAGACCTTCGCCGCGCTGCCCGATGGCTGGTCGCGCATGGACGACACCGCGCTGCAGCGCGCCGGCATCGATCCCCGCCTGCAGCACGACGCCAAGAGCGGCTTCGACGCCGCGTTCTACCGCAATCCGCAGGGCAACGTGGTACTGGGGTTCTGCGGCACCGACGAACTGAAGGACTGGAAACACAACCTCGGCCAGGGCCTGGGCTTCTCCGACGCGCAATACGCCTCGGCGATCCAGCTCGGCAGCCAGGCCAAGCAGGCCTTCGGCGACAACCTGCTGATCTCCGGGCACTCGCTGGGCGGCGGCCTGGCCGCGGCCTCGTCGATGGTCAACGACGTGCCAGCGGTGACCTTCAACGCCGCCGGCGTGAACAACAAGACCCTGGAACGCGAAGGCCTGAACGCCGAGGCCGCCAAGGCCTACGCCGCCGACGGCCTGATCCGCGGCTACCACGTTAAGAACGAACTGCTGACCTACCTGCAGGAAGACAACCTGCTTACCCGCGGCCTGATGCCCGACGCCGCCGGCCGCCAGATCCAGCTGCCGGAACCGGACCCGCTGTCGTTCGGCCAGCGCCTGATCCCCGGCATGATGCTCAAGCACCGCCTGGACCTGCACGGCATCGATTCGGTGATGAAGGCCGAGGACCTGGCGCAGAATCAGAGTCAGGCCCAGGCGCAACTGGGCACGCTGTCCACCGGCAGCCGCCTGTTCAACGACGCGGTGGTGCAGTTGGACGGGCAACGCGACCGGCTCGGCCTGCACGACGACGCGGCCTTCCTCAACACCGCCGCCAGCGTCGCCGCGCACGCCGGCCGGGACGGCCTGCAGCGTATCGACCAGGTGCTGCCCAGCCGCGATGGCGACCGCCTGTTCGCGGTCCAGGGACAGCCGGAGAACCCGGCGCACCTGCGCAGCCAGGTGCAGACCGCAGCCGCGGCCCACGAGCCGTCGCAGGCCAACGTCGGCCAGTTGCAGCAGCAGAACGTGCAGGCGCCGCCGCAACAGCAGGAAGAGCGGCAGCGCAGCGTCGCGATGCAGCACTAG
- a CDS encoding pirin family protein, translating to MPTLIAPRVHDIGGLEVRRAVPSVQARSVGPFVFIDHIGPAVFEPGHGVDVRPHPHIGLATVTFLWSGEIGHRDSLGSDQVIRAGDVNWMTAGRGISHSERTPTALREHAHPLHGMQTWVALPKSAEETAPAFYHHAAVSLPQQRRDGAWLRVIAGRAYGEESPVTVFADTLNVALDLEADAELDLDARHAERSLYILEGEAQLDGVDIPARHLVLPEPGARGRLRAKTPLKAMLMGGEPLDGPRHLWWNFVSSSVERIEQAKQDWREGRFGTIPGDDQEFIPLPEPGR from the coding sequence ATGCCCACCCTGATCGCCCCCCGCGTCCACGATATCGGCGGCCTCGAAGTGCGCCGCGCCGTCCCCAGTGTGCAGGCGCGCAGCGTCGGCCCCTTCGTCTTCATCGACCACATCGGGCCGGCAGTGTTCGAGCCGGGCCACGGCGTGGACGTGCGCCCGCATCCGCACATCGGCCTGGCCACGGTCACCTTCCTGTGGTCCGGCGAGATCGGCCACCGCGATTCGCTCGGCTCCGACCAGGTGATCCGCGCCGGCGACGTCAACTGGATGACCGCCGGCCGCGGCATCTCCCACTCCGAGCGCACGCCGACGGCGTTGCGCGAACATGCGCACCCGCTGCACGGCATGCAGACCTGGGTGGCGCTGCCGAAATCGGCGGAAGAGACCGCACCGGCGTTCTACCACCATGCCGCCGTCAGCCTGCCGCAGCAACGCCGCGACGGCGCGTGGCTGCGGGTGATCGCCGGTCGCGCCTACGGCGAGGAATCGCCGGTGACGGTGTTCGCCGACACGCTCAACGTGGCCCTGGACCTGGAGGCGGACGCGGAACTCGACCTGGACGCCCGGCACGCCGAGCGCTCGCTGTACATTCTGGAGGGTGAGGCGCAGCTGGACGGCGTGGACATCCCGGCGCGGCACCTGGTCCTGCCCGAGCCGGGCGCGCGCGGGCGGCTGCGCGCCAAGACCCCGCTCAAGGCGATGCTGATGGGCGGCGAACCGCTGGATGGCCCGCGCCACCTGTGGTGGAACTTCGTGTCCAGTTCGGTCGAACGCATCGAACAGGCCAAGCAGGACTGGCGCGAGGGCCGCTTCGGGACCATCCCCGGCGACGATCAGGAATTCATCCCGCTGCCCGAACCGGGCCGCTGA